The genomic segment GAGCGACCGCGACCTCGAAGACATTGATGGCTTCATTGGTGCGCTCGGGCGCGAAATTGCGGCCGGTGTGGCCAGCACAATCGATGTTATTGCCCGCGCCCCCTTCCGGACTGGCGAAAGGAGAAACATGGGCGACCGCCGACTTGCTCAGACGCGTGCGCCACTCGTCCGGCGTCATATAGAGCGCGTCGGGCCGCAGTGGCTTGTAGATCGACTCCTGCGGATTGAGATCATGCTGCGCCTTGCGCGCGTCGTAATAATCCTTGATCTCGCCGAGGCGCTCGCCAGCAGCATCCTCGATCAGCGCATCGAGCATGAGCGGCGCGTCCGGCACATAGTCGAACAATGTGCTCGTCTCGCCATAAAACAGCGGCATCCAATGTTCGATGCCGGGATGGCGGCGGCCTTCGCTCACCGCCTCATAGAGCGTGTCGCCACGGGTCGCCGCGCCGAAGGCCGCGACATAGGCCTGGCGGAAGGCGCGCATCGTGTCCGAGGTCAACTGCACCTCGCTCATCGGCACCAGATCCAGTGCCCGCAACTGGCCGGTGGTGCGCTGGCTTTCCGCATCGAAGGCGCGGATCGATTCCAGTGTGTCGCCGAAGAAGTCGAGCCGCACCGGCAGCGGTTGCCCCGGCGGCCACATGTCGAGAATGCCACCACGCACCGCATATTCGCCGGTATCGCGCACGGTGGACGAGCGCATGAAGCCGTTGATCTCCAGCCAGTTGACCAGCGAATCCATCGGCACCGCATTGCCCGGTGCAGCGGAAAAGCTCTGCGTGGCGAGCCAGCGCAGCGGTGGGACACGCTGCAGGAGCGCGTTGATCGTAGTGCAGATGATGCGTGGCTGCTCAGCCGATGAACGGGTGCGGGTCAGGCGCGACAGAACCGTCATCCGCCGCGCGGCGGTGGCGGCATTGGGCGAGACGCGATCATAGGGCTGGCAATCCCAGGCCGGAAACTCCAGCACCTCGACCTGGGGCGCGGCGAAGGCCAAAGCCTCCATGAAGGCGCGCGAGCGCTGACCGTCGCGCGCCACATGCACCAGAACGGCTGCGGTATCGCCCGCCGTCGCCGACAGAGCGCGCGCCAGATCCGCGGCGACAAAAGCATCAAAGCCGTCGGGAACACTGGTGAGGGTGACGGACTTGCCGCCAGCGAGCGCGGCAATGGCGCGGTTCAAACCCGCGATCGTAGAGGCGACAGTCATATCAGTTCCAATAAGCGGCGAGCGGACCAGCGATCACGAATGGATCGGCCGATCATGGGTGTGAAAGAGCTTGATCTTGCGGAAGACGGCGGTGTCGAGATTGGCTGGCACTGGGCGTTCGCCGACAAACCAGGCGAAAATGTCGCGATCGGGACATTCCATCAGAGCTTCGATATCGTCGAGCTCCGCCGCCTCAAGGCCGGCGATATGGGCGTCGGCGAAGCTGCCCAGCAGAATGTCGACCTCGCGCATGCCGCGATGCCAGCAGCGGTAGAGCACCCGGCGACGGCGCGGGTCGAGATCGGCGCTGCTGCGCTGGCTTTCGGGCATGATCACTCCATCACAGAAGCAGTTCGCAAAAGAAGCGGTTTGCAAAACAAGCGGTTCGGCAAACAAAGGCACCCGCCGGTCCAAAATGGACCGCGGGTCGGCAGCCGTCATATAAAGCCTCGGGACGGGGATGTCAGGCCCAATTGCTTGTGCGGCCCGAGACTGCTGCCAACTTGTCGACACCGGAGAGCGCGGCTACACCCGGAGGATGCGCCCCGCCCTTCTCAATCCCCTGTTCGCGCCCGTCCGTTCCCTGAGCGGCATCGGGCCAAAAACAGGAAAACTGTTCGATCGCCTGCTGGTTGACGACCAGGGCGAGGCACGCATCGCCGACCTCTTGTTTCATCTGCCAAACAGCACGATCGACCGGCGGGCGCGGCCGAAAATCCGCGACGCGGAGCCCGGCACCATCGTCACCCTCGAAGTGCGGGTGGCGGAACATCGGCCGCCCGGCGGGCGAAATTCGAAAGCACCCTTTCGTGTCATCGTCGAAGACGACACCGGCGATGTCGAACTCGTCTTCTTTCTCGCCAATCACCAATGGATCGAGCGGATGCTGCCGCTCGGCGAAACGCGCTGGGTGTCGGGCAAGCTCGAATTGTGGGAGGGGCATCTGCAGATGGTCCATCCCGATCGGGTGCTCGATGCGGCGGGCCTCGCCAAACTGCCGCCGGTCGAACCGGTCTATGGCCTGACCGAAGGCCTGTTCCAGCGCAATGTGCAGCGCGCCGTCGAAGGCGCCTTGAATCTGCTGCCAGCCCTGCCGGAATGGAACGATCCAGCCTGGATGAAAGCGCGCGGCTTTTCCACTTTCGACACGGCGCTGCGCAGCGTCCACTACCCACAAAATCCACAGGTGATCGAGCCGACCTCACCGGCGCGCATGCGCCTGGCTTACGACGAATTGCTCGCCAGCCAGGTGGCGCTCGGCCTGGTGCGTTCGCGCATGCGCGAGACACGCGGACGCGCCAGCGTCGGCGACGGCCGTATTGCCGAGCGCATCATCGCGGCATTGCCGTTCACGTTGACGCCGTCGCAACAGCGCAGCGTCGAGGAAATCCGCGCCGACCTGTCGTCGGACAAGGGCATGCTGCGGCTGCTGCAGGGCGATGTCGGCGCCGGCAAGACGCTGGTCGCGCTGCTCTCCATGGCGCATGTGGTCGAGGCAGGCCGGCAGGCGGCGATGATGGCGCCGACGGAAATCCTCGCCCGCCAGCATTACGAACGGCTGATGCCGCTGGCGGAGGC from the Beijerinckia sp. 28-YEA-48 genome contains:
- a CDS encoding succinate dehydrogenase assembly factor 2, which codes for MPESQRSSADLDPRRRRVLYRCWHRGMREVDILLGSFADAHIAGLEAAELDDIEALMECPDRDIFAWFVGERPVPANLDTAVFRKIKLFHTHDRPIHS